Proteins co-encoded in one Candidatus Limnocylindrales bacterium genomic window:
- a CDS encoding choice-of-anchor V domain-containing protein, producing the protein MGAGRSLLSVVAITAALAAAPVGSALAVSTGPQPGSSGIPAGAGVEAEPTCISCHTSSALNPDDKGTITIEGVPAAYQPGKTYALTFRIAHPDPEVARWGFQVTAVSLPSLQGAGELVVTDSATTQLITGMVAGRTYLGHSYGGTAIGQSGGASWSFAWIAPAADAGKVAFFAVANAANADGSNQGDRIYSKSPEPIAVTEPAPPD; encoded by the coding sequence ATGGGCGCGGGCCGTAGTCTTCTTTCCGTCGTCGCAATCACCGCGGCGCTGGCCGCGGCGCCGGTGGGCTCGGCGCTGGCCGTTTCCACCGGACCACAGCCGGGCAGCTCCGGGATACCGGCAGGAGCCGGAGTGGAGGCCGAGCCGACCTGCATCTCCTGCCATACATCCTCGGCGCTGAATCCGGACGACAAGGGCACCATCACGATCGAAGGCGTACCCGCGGCCTATCAACCCGGTAAGACCTACGCGCTGACCTTCCGTATCGCCCATCCTGATCCGGAGGTCGCTCGCTGGGGCTTTCAGGTAACCGCGGTCTCGCTTCCGTCGCTGCAGGGTGCCGGCGAGCTGGTCGTGACCGATTCCGCCACGACGCAGCTGATCACCGGGATGGTTGCCGGGCGCACCTACCTCGGACATTCCTACGGCGGCACCGCCATCGGCCAGAGCGGCGGCGCCTCCTGGAGCTTCGCATGGATCGCCCCGGCGGCCGATGCTGGGAAGGTCGCGTTCTTCGCGGTCGCCAACGCCGCCAATGCCGACGGCTCCAACCAGGGCGATCGCATCTACTCGAAGTCTCCCGAGCCCATCGCCGTAACCGAGCCCGCTCCCCCGGACTGA